Proteins encoded in a region of the Flavobacterium sp. MDT1-60 genome:
- a CDS encoding 3-hydroxyacyl-CoA dehydrogenase family protein, whose amino-acid sequence MKTIAVIGAGTMGNGIAHTFAQSGFTVKLIDVSEKSLDKGMATIAANLDRMLSKGTITQEDVAKTITNIITYTDIKDGVVGVDLVVEAATENVELKLNIFKQLNEACSHNTILATNTSSISITQIGAVVAHPERVIGMHFMNPVPIMKLVEIIRGYNTSDEVTKIIMDLSVKLGKTPVEVNDYPGFVANRILMPMLNEAIETLYNKVAGVYEIDTVMKLGMGHPMGPLQLADFIGLDVCLAILNVMYEGFKNPKYAPCPLLVNMVRAGKLGVKSGEGFYDYSESKKAEKISKQFV is encoded by the coding sequence ATGAAAACTATAGCTGTAATTGGTGCAGGAACAATGGGTAACGGAATTGCTCATACTTTTGCGCAAAGTGGTTTTACCGTAAAACTAATTGATGTTTCAGAAAAATCACTGGATAAAGGAATGGCAACAATCGCTGCTAACTTAGACAGAATGTTGTCTAAAGGAACTATCACTCAGGAAGATGTTGCCAAAACAATTACCAATATTATCACTTATACAGATATTAAAGATGGTGTCGTTGGAGTTGATTTAGTTGTCGAAGCTGCAACAGAAAATGTTGAATTAAAACTAAACATCTTCAAACAATTAAACGAAGCTTGTTCTCATAACACCATTTTAGCGACGAATACTTCTTCTATATCCATTACACAAATCGGAGCGGTTGTTGCACACCCAGAGCGTGTTATCGGAATGCATTTCATGAATCCGGTGCCAATTATGAAATTAGTTGAAATTATTCGTGGATACAATACTAGCGATGAAGTCACTAAAATCATTATGGACTTATCTGTAAAACTAGGAAAGACTCCTGTTGAAGTAAACGATTATCCAGGTTTTGTGGCAAACAGAATTTTAATGCCAATGCTAAACGAGGCAATCGAAACGTTATATAATAAAGTCGCCGGAGTTTATGAAATTGATACAGTAATGAAATTAGGAATGGGACACCCAATGGGACCGCTACAATTAGCTGATTTTATTGGTCTTGATGTTTGTCTTGCGATTTTAAACGTAATGTACGAAGGTTTCAAAAATCCGAAATATGCGCCTTGTCCGTTATTGGTAAATATGGTAAGAGCCGGAAAATTGGGCGTCAAATCTGGTGAAGGTTTTTATGATTATAGTGAAAGTAAAAAAGCAGAAAAAATCTCGAAGCAGTTTGTTTAA